The following coding sequences are from one Vicugna pacos chromosome 19, VicPac4, whole genome shotgun sequence window:
- the SPATA25 gene encoding spermatogenesis-associated protein 25, with protein sequence MSYFMSPQTHPALLPSGQGGAASPGSSLGLYSPVEPVVVTSGGQGPLSQKAEQVVPAAPAWGPALAVPEARGCPGGASWETLQQKEYGQYCHKFPHARQPESLGWEDGSSRGRAPRLADPSRPGPLLLCGLPPGVLPMPSEAGGKEASSQPDICILTLAMMIAGIPTVPVPGLREEDLIRAAQAFMMAHPEPEGPVEGVRWEQVHTHTAPGPMALVRSRRGQPPGACL encoded by the exons ATGTCCTATTTCATGTCTCCACAAACTCATCCAGCTCTTCTGCCTTCTGGCCAAG GTGGGGCTGCTTCTCCGGGCTCATCCCTGGGCCTCTATAGTCCTGTAGAGCCAGTGGTGGTGACCTCTGGTGGACAAGGCCCACTGAGCCAGAAAGCTGAGCAGGTGGTacctgctgccccagcctggGGCCCAGCCCTGGCAGTGCCGGAAGCCAGAGGCTGCCCTGGGGGGGCTAGCTGGGAGACACTGCAGCAGAAGGAATACGGCCAATACTGCCACAAATTTCCCCACGCGAGGCAGCCGGAGAGCTTGGGCTGGGAGGATGGCAGCTCCAGGGGCAGAGCTCCCCGCCTGGCTGACCCCAGCAGGCCTGGGCCCCTTCTGCTATGTGGGCTGCCGCCAGGTGTTCTGCCAATGCCCTCTGAGGCAGGGGGGAAGGAGGCCAGCTCCCAGCCTGACATCTGCATCCTTACCCTGGCCATGATGATCGCTGGCATCCCCACTGTGCCTGTCCCAGGCCTACGGGAAGAGGACCTGATCCGGGCGGCTCAAGCTTTCATGATGGCCCATCCGGAACCCGAAGGGCCTGTGGAGGGGGTGCGGTGGGAGCAGGTGCACACCCACACAGCCCCTGGGCCGATGGCCCTAGTGAGATCCAGGAGGGGCCAGCCTCCTGGCGCCTGCCTGTAG